In Plodia interpunctella isolate USDA-ARS_2022_Savannah chromosome 9, ilPloInte3.2, whole genome shotgun sequence, a single genomic region encodes these proteins:
- the LOC128672486 gene encoding uncharacterized protein LOC128672486 has protein sequence MSWTNEVVLEFLELYRREQHLWDPKHPLHRNRGEVNNAWVRIQSSLGINCSIIDLKKKKESLMTSFRMHFNKKKRCQEAYQTTWFAYPLMESFLGGKYECDSTNQMEHEFFNNVPGFPNTAPISENTSPGMGVVDRNIDRQDNTLATITKISNANMYKRKANDTTSNYGRSGERREMDEYELYGQLLAKKLRKLDEHQRDVAMHEIDNIMFRAKMHSSNAQSRSFSSPSPVPKKVKSPIFIVAQQAHQQYEDENTPYQEHMQPQPPT, from the exons ATGTCGTGGACCAACGAAGTAGTGCTAGAATTTTTGGAATTATATCGAAGAGAACAACACCTATGGGATCCAAAGCATCCACTCCATCGAAACAGAGGTGAAGTTAATAACGCCTGGGTCAGAATACAATCGTCACTTGGTATAAATTGTTCGATTATCGAccttaaaaagaaaaaggagTCCTTGATGACATCCTTTAGAATGcactttaataaaaagaagagATGTCAAGAGGCGTATCAAACAACTTGGTTTGCATATCCTCTAATGGAAAGTTTTCTTGGCGGCAAATATGAATGTGACAGTACGAATCAAATGGAACAcgag ttTTTCAATAACGTTCCTGGTTTCCCGAATACAGCACCAATATCAGAGAATACTAGCCCAGGCATGGGCGTAGTGGACAGAAATATAGATCGTCAGGATAACACACTTGCGACCATTACCAAAATCAGTAACGCCAATATGTACAAGAGGAAAGCCAATGATACAACGTCAAACTATGGCAGGAGTGGGGAGAGGAGAGAAATGGATGAATACGAATTATATGGGCAGCTTCTAGCTAAAAAACTGAGGAAACTTGATGAGCATCAGCGCGACGTAGCCATGCACGAGattgataatataatgtttcgTGCAAAAATGCATAGTAGTAACGCACAGTCTAGAAGTTTCTCGTCGCCATCGCCCGTGCCAAAAAAAGTGAAATCGCCCATTTTTATTGTAGCTCAGCAAGCTCATCAACAGTATGAAGACGAGAATACACCTTACCAAGAACATATGCAACCACAGCCACCTACTTAA